From the Solanum stenotomum isolate F172 chromosome 4, ASM1918654v1, whole genome shotgun sequence genome, one window contains:
- the LOC125862180 gene encoding probable magnesium transporter NIPA2, which yields MRGISDNVHGVILAISSSIFIGASFIIKKKGLKKASATGGTRAGSGGHSYLLEPMWWAGMLTMIVGEGANFAAYAYAPAILVTPLGALSIIVSAVLAHFILKERLHIFGIVGCVLCLVGSSSIVLHAPLERKIESVMDVWHLASEAGFIIYTCVVVVAVLVLIFRFVPKYGQRYMVIYIGICSLTGSLTVMGVKAVGIALKLTFEGKNQFKYYQTWLFTVFVIIFCLLQLNYLNKALDTFNTAVVSPVYYVMFTTLTILASMIMFKDWDHQTATQIITELCGFVTILSGTFLLHKTKDMGNSQSTNAILLPKNKDIESKATNENSKEIIEV from the exons atgagaggaaTATCTGATAATGTTCATGGAGTTATATTAGCTATATCATCAAGTATTTTTATTGGAGCAAGttttattattaagaaaaaaggCCTAAAAAAGGCAAGTGCAACTGGAGGAACCAGGgcag GTTCAGGAGGACACTCATATCTGCTGGAACCAATGTGGTGGGCGGGGATGTTAACTA TGATCGTTGGAGAGGGAGCTAACTTTGCTGCTTATGCATATGCCCCGGCAATTCTTGTGACTCCTCTTGGGGCTTTAAGTATAATTGTGAG CGCAGTGTTAGCCCATTTTATTTTGAAGGAGAGACTGCATATATTTGGGATTGTTGGTTGTGTCCTCTGCTTGGTTGGCTCTAGTAGTATTGTCTTACATGCTCCTCTGGAAAGGAAAATTGAATCCGTCATGGACGTTTGGCACCTAGCATCAGAAGCAG GATTCATTATATACACATGTGTAGTCGTGGTGGCTGTGCTTGTCCTTATTTTCCGGTTTGTGCCTAAATACGGGCAGAGGTATATGGTCATTTACATCGGAATCTGTTCTCTCACGGGGTCTCTCACG GTCATGGGAGTGAAAGCAGTCGGAATCGCTCTAAAGCTAACATTTGAAGGAAAGAATCAGTTCAAATATTACCAGACATGGTTATTTACTGTGTTTGTTATCATCTTTTGCCTTTTGCAGCTGAACTATTTGAACAAG GCACTCGACACATTTAATACTGCAGTGGTTTCTCCAGTATACTATGTCATGTTTACAACACTGACCATACTTGCCAGCATGATAATGTTTAAG GACTGGGATCATCAGACTGCAACACAGATAATAACAGAACTATGTGGCTTTGTAACTATCCTCTCTGGTACTTTTCTCCTACACAAAACCAAGGACATGGGGAATAGTCAATCAACAAATGCTATTCTCCTTCCAAAAAACAAGGACATAGAAAGTAAGGCGACGAACGAAAACTCCAAAGAAATTATTGAGGTTTGA
- the LOC125862648 gene encoding RPM1-interacting protein 4-like isoform X1, with translation MAKLSQVPKFGEWERDEDVQYTSYFENAAKGKKGSKMNPNDPQYLEAKVKGENGTDSVRQKPERIASRDDVELRKSTGSPMHPDTMGHKVPTYPSPQRYGEKYGGNKSESETIKGPDILTPRHERRPSREEGYLRKPTDSPLRNENMGRRTPMESPHHRYGGLSGGATPKRASQQSVGPDRSIEHSPLHPHSHGRPGGKGGVVSSPSWERKASSEGTHGLAPSTPGRSRLRSAAKGDDTPDDSPAVPKFGDWDENDPASAEGYTQIFNKVREEKQTGSAKVPSTSTDTSYSNSQKRYGNDSGKGCLCFPWGRS, from the exons ATGGCA AAGCTCTCACAAGTACCAAAATTTGGTGAGTGGGAGAGGGATGAAGATGTTCAATATACTTCCTATTTTGAGAATGCTGCTAAGGGTAAGAAAGGAAGCAAAATGAATCCAAATGATCCTCAATATCTTGAGGCAAAAGTGAAAGGTGAAAATGGAACAGATAGTGTACGACAGAAGCCGGAACGTATTGCCAGCAGAGATGATGTAGAATTGCGGAAATCAACTGGCTCCCCAATGCATCCAGACACCATGGGGCACAAAGTTCCAACTTACCCATCTCCACAACGATATGGTGAGAAATATGGAGGCAACAAGTCAGAATCAGAAACAATAAAGGGCCCTGATATCCTAACACCAAGGCATGAACGTCGGCCTAGCCGAGAAGAGGGTTACCTGAGGAAACCTACTGATTCCCCATTGCGCAATGAGAACATGGGGAGAAGAACTCCTATGGAATCACCTCATCATCGCTATGGTGGCTTAAGTGGTGGTGCTACACCTAAAAGGGCCTCTCAGCAAAGTGTGGGACCTGATCGCAGCATTGAGCATTCCCCGCTGCATCCACATTCCCATGGAAGGCCTGGAGGCAAAGGTGGTGTTGTCTCCTCTCCCTCATGGGAAAGAAAGGCTTCATCTGAAGGTACTCATGGTCTGGCTCCCTCTACACCTGGAAGATCCCGTTTGAGATCAGCTGCAAAAGGTGATGACACG CCTGATGACAGCCCTGCTGTTCCTAAATTTGGTGACTGGGATGAGAATGATCCTGCGTCAGCAGAAGGTTAcacacaaatatttaacaaaGTGCGAGAGGAGAAGCAGACTGGTTCAGCAAAAGTGCCTTCCACATCAACTGATACATCTTACTCCAACAGTCAAAAGCGATATGGAAATGACAGTGGAAAG GGATGTTTGTGCTTTCCGTGGGGTCGGAGTTGA
- the LOC125862792 gene encoding AP2/ERF and B3 domain-containing transcription factor At1g51120-like: MEGESNNISDSRLMKGVLNEHNGQGTKGNTESSFKQLFQKVLTPNDVGNKMFVIPRRYAIKYFSHIQHNEEIDFYDSSRNSWKFRLFYCQSSKKFSFTKGWHKFVKAKSLSAKDTIVFNLYEFKNGTNESCNTFVIDVVKNVEGLPMDLALNHDAVDVDVALTPVLLFGKQIGWTKTKSGNEV, encoded by the exons ATGGAAGGTGAAAGTAATAATATTTCTGATTCAAGACTCATGAAAGGTGTTCTGAACGAACATAACGGTCAGGGCACTAAG GGTAACACTGAATCTTCATTTAAGCAACTTTTTCAAAAAGTGCTTACTCCGAATGATGTTGGAAATAAAATGTTTGTGATCCCCAGGAGATATGCTATAAAATACTTTTCTCACATCCAACATAATGAAGAGATTGACTTCTATGATAGCTCAAGAAATTCATGGAAGTTTAGGCTTTTTTACTGTCAAAGCAGTAAAAAATTCAGCTTCACTAAGGGTTGGCACAAATTTGTTAAAGCTAAAAGCTTAAGCGCCAAAGATACAATTGTTTTCAACTTGTATGAATTCAAGAATGGAACAAATGAGAGTTGCAATACCTTTGTGATTGATGTGGTGAAGAATGTTGAAGGTTTGCCAATGGATTTAGCACTCAATCATGATGCTGTTGATGTTGATGTTGCTTTGACACCTGTTTTGCTTTTTGGAAAGCAAATAGGTTGGACCAAGACAAAAAGCGGAAATGAAGTTTAA